Genomic segment of Mycolicibacterium psychrotolerans:
TGCGGCGCGGCTTCTGGCTCACCGACAGCCTGCCCACGGCGCGGCTGCTGGAGGCCGACGGACATCTCGACGCACTGCAGCTGACCGGCGGCAGCTCACTGGCCAACCCCATGTACTACTTCCGCGGAGACGTCCCGCTCGACGAGTTCATCGCCTCCCAGCCGCGCGCCGTCGGCCTCGGGCTGCGGCTCATCGGCAAGCGGATGTTCCGCGAATATCCCTTCACCGAAGCCTTTTTCGCCCCGCAGGCGCGCCAGTTCCGGGCCGCGCTGTCGATGCCGCTGATTCTACTGGGCGGCATCAACCGGATGGACACCGTGACCGCGGCGCTCGACGACGGCTTCGCGTTCGTCGCGATGGCCCGGGCGCTGCTGCGAGAACCCGACCTGGTCAACCGGTTTCGTGAGAAGACTGCCACCGAGGGACTGTGTGTGCACTGTCAGAAATGCATGCCGACCGTCTACAGCGGAACTCACTGCGTGGTGCGCAGCGGCGAACCGGTGAACTTGTCCGGGTTGGCGATGTCGTAGACCGCCACCACCTGTCCGTCCCGCACCGTCAACGCCTGGATCCTGGGCGCGATCGCGGGTCCGTGCGCATCGCCGTCGTCGCCCCGGGAGAACACGCCCAGTTCGCCGTTGACCATCCCGAGCTCGCCGCTGGTGAACAGCCGCGGGCCGTACCGGCGCGCCAACCCGAGCAGGAACCGAGCGACCTTGTCGCTGCCGCGGATGACCTGCGGGGCCGTCGGCGCACGCCGGTTCGCGTCGCCGGTGAACGTGACCTCGGGATGCAGCAGGGCGACCACGGCCTCCAGATCACCGGCCGCCATCGCCGCCATCAACGCACCGACCACCTCGTTGTGCTCGGCCGCCGGCGGTGGCGCCGCGGAGACGGCGCGCCGCGCCCGCGACGCGAGCTGCCTCGCCGCGGCCGGCGTGGCACCGAGCACGTCGGCGATCTCGTCGAAGGGCACCGCGAACCCGTCGTGCAGCACGAACGCCACCCGCTGATCGGGTGTCAGATTCTCCAGCACCACCATCGCCGCGAAGCGGGCGTCCTCCCCGGCGACCACGGCGGCCAGCGGGTCGGCGCCGTCGAGCGTCGTCACCACCGGTTCGGGCAGCCAGGTGCCTGCATAGGTCTCACGCCGGTGGGCCGCCGACCGGAGCCGGTCGAGCGCCAACCGGCTGACCACCGTGGTGAGCCACGCCCGCAGATCGACGATGCCGGCGTCGCGGTGCGCGGCCCAGCGCAGCCATGCGTCCTGCACCACGTCCTCGGCGTCGGCGAACGTGCCGGTGAGGCGGTAGCCCACGGCGAGCAGGTAGGAGCGCAGTTCTTCGAACTCCTCGACCCGCACGGTCATGACATCGAGGGTAATACCGATCGCAGGCACCCCGAACGTGCATTCCTTGTAGTCGCACACGAGCGAGGACTACCGTGACCGCACGTTCGCGAGAGGGCGTCAGCGCTGGGTGAAAATCGTTCGGTGCCACGGCTTGTCGACCACGCCGGTGATGTCGCTCATCACATGCTTGATCGACAGGTACTCCTCGAGCGAGTACTGGCTCATGTCCTTGCCGAAGCCCGAGGCGCCGAACCCGCCGTGCGGCATCTCGGAGATGATCGGGATGTGGTCGTTGATCCACACACAGCCGGCATGGATTTCGCGCGACGCGCGCTGCGCGCGATAGACATCGCGCGTCCACGCCGAGGCCGCCAAACCGTAGGCGGTGTCGTTGGCCTGGCGGATCGCATCGTCGTCGTCGGTGAACGAGCGCACCGTCAGCACCGGACCGAAGATCTCGTCGCGGTACACCTCGGACTGCTCGGCCACGTCGGCGATCAGCGTCGGCCGGTAGAACGAGCCGGGCCCGTCCGGCGCCACACCGCCCGTGACGATGCGCCCGCCTTCGCCCGGCGCGCGCTCGACCATCCCTGCCACCTTGGCTCGGTGCGCCGACGTGATCAACGGGCCCAGATCGGTATCCGGATCGGAAGGGTCGCCGAGGACGATCTTGCCCATCACCTCGGCGACCCCGGCGACGAAGTCGTCGTACACCTCGCGGGCGACGATCGCGCGGGTGGCCGCGGTGCAGTCCTGCCCGGTGTTGATCAGCGACCCGGCGACCGCACCCTGGATCGCCGCGTCGAGATCGGCATCGTCGAACACCACGAAGGGCGCCTTGCCGCCCAGTTCGAGTTGGGTGCGGTGGCCATGCACCGCGGCGGCGGCCATCACCTTGCGCCCGACGGCCGTCGACCCC
This window contains:
- a CDS encoding sigma-70 family RNA polymerase sigma factor; its protein translation is MTVRVEEFEELRSYLLAVGYRLTGTFADAEDVVQDAWLRWAAHRDAGIVDLRAWLTTVVSRLALDRLRSAAHRRETYAGTWLPEPVVTTLDGADPLAAVVAGEDARFAAMVVLENLTPDQRVAFVLHDGFAVPFDEIADVLGATPAAARQLASRARRAVSAAPPPAAEHNEVVGALMAAMAAGDLEAVVALLHPEVTFTGDANRRAPTAPQVIRGSDKVARFLLGLARRYGPRLFTSGELGMVNGELGVFSRGDDGDAHGPAIAPRIQALTVRDGQVVAVYDIANPDKFTGSPLRTTQ
- a CDS encoding gamma-aminobutyraldehyde dehydrogenase — protein: MTVVSSSTDLAGSWIDGAPVRTGGASHTVINPATGQAVAEMALASPGDVDRAVASARAALPGWAGATPAERSAVLATLAKLADEAADTLVAEEVSQTGKPVRLATEFDVPGSVDNIDFFAGAARHLEGKASGEYSGDHTSSIRREAVGVVATITPWNYPLQMAVWKVLPALAAGCSVVIKPAEITPLTTLTLARLAGEAGLPPGVLNVLTGAGADVGTALAGHADVDMVTFTGSTAVGRKVMAAAAVHGHRTQLELGGKAPFVVFDDADLDAAIQGAVAGSLINTGQDCTAATRAIVAREVYDDFVAGVAEVMGKIVLGDPSDPDTDLGPLITSAHRAKVAGMVERAPGEGGRIVTGGVAPDGPGSFYRPTLIADVAEQSEVYRDEIFGPVLTVRSFTDDDDAIRQANDTAYGLAASAWTRDVYRAQRASREIHAGCVWINDHIPIISEMPHGGFGASGFGKDMSQYSLEEYLSIKHVMSDITGVVDKPWHRTIFTQR